A single genomic interval of Gammaproteobacteria bacterium harbors:
- a CDS encoding polysaccharide biosynthesis/export family protein translates to MPRLITLVLLAWLCGPAFAADYSPFDLSQTLGLSAPAAEQAPPRESVPPEDATAAPGIVANSAPAFDYSVNLNSNVFGAQLFTGSFARVGATQFNPDYVVATGDQIQIRLWGGFDFDSLLLVDPKGNLFLPHVGPIKVLGVRNEDLQRVVESAVARVFRANVYSYASLAAAQPVRIFVGGFVNRPGLYNGTSMDSLLHYLDQAGGIDAERGSFLAVQVKRGETVRAEVNLYDFLLDGRMPLVQLADGDVIFVKPRRNSVLVTGMAQNANRFEFADGVFTVGALSRLAKPQPQANHVRVVRNTGSTRNVEYYALEEAQQVTLFNGDELAFTADKKQGTITVRVEGEHQSAQEYVLPYGARMGELLGQIQFSERSDEQSIQLFRLSVKDRQKQMLQTALKSLEAAALTARSGTSDEARLRKDEAELLLQWVDRARAIEPLGQVLIAGASQRDELLLENGDLLRVPTRDGLVLVSGEVLFPNAIAFDEALDLGDYVLSAGGYTQNADLARVVVAHRDGSFNEATGKKSLFRSGPASAEVRAGDEILVLPKIDVKSRQIWKDLTQIMYQIAVSAKVVVDI, encoded by the coding sequence ATGCCACGGCTGATTACCCTCGTTCTCCTCGCCTGGCTGTGCGGCCCGGCTTTCGCCGCCGATTACTCGCCGTTCGATTTGTCGCAGACGCTCGGTCTGAGTGCCCCGGCCGCCGAGCAGGCGCCACCGCGTGAATCCGTGCCGCCCGAGGACGCCACCGCCGCCCCCGGGATCGTTGCCAACAGCGCGCCCGCATTCGATTACTCGGTGAACCTGAACAGCAATGTGTTCGGCGCCCAGCTCTTCACCGGCAGTTTTGCGCGCGTGGGCGCGACCCAGTTCAACCCGGATTACGTGGTGGCGACCGGCGACCAGATCCAGATCCGCCTGTGGGGCGGTTTCGACTTCGACTCCCTGCTGCTGGTCGACCCCAAGGGCAACCTGTTCCTGCCCCACGTCGGTCCGATCAAGGTGCTCGGGGTGCGCAACGAGGATCTGCAGCGGGTGGTGGAATCGGCGGTGGCGCGGGTGTTTCGCGCCAATGTCTACAGTTATGCGAGCCTGGCCGCGGCGCAGCCGGTGCGGATATTCGTCGGCGGTTTCGTGAATCGCCCCGGTCTCTACAACGGCACCAGCATGGACAGCCTGCTGCATTATCTCGACCAGGCCGGTGGCATCGATGCCGAGCGCGGTTCGTTTCTCGCGGTGCAGGTCAAGCGCGGCGAAACGGTGCGGGCAGAGGTCAACCTCTATGACTTCCTGCTCGACGGGCGCATGCCGCTGGTACAACTCGCCGACGGTGACGTGATCTTCGTCAAGCCGCGGCGCAATTCGGTGCTGGTCACCGGAATGGCACAGAACGCCAATCGCTTCGAGTTCGCCGACGGCGTCTTCACCGTCGGTGCCCTGTCGCGCCTCGCCAAGCCGCAGCCGCAGGCGAACCACGTGCGGGTGGTGCGCAATACCGGCAGCACCCGCAACGTCGAATACTACGCGCTCGAAGAGGCGCAGCAGGTCACGCTGTTCAACGGCGACGAACTCGCCTTCACCGCCGACAAGAAGCAGGGCACGATCACGGTGCGGGTCGAGGGCGAGCACCAGAGTGCGCAGGAATACGTGCTCCCCTACGGCGCGCGCATGGGCGAGCTGCTCGGGCAGATCCAGTTCTCCGAGCGCTCTGACGAGCAGAGCATCCAGCTGTTCCGGCTGAGCGTGAAGGATCGCCAGAAGCAGATGCTGCAGACCGCGCTGAAAAGCCTCGAGGCCGCGGCGCTGACCGCGCGCTCGGGCACCAGCGACGAGGCACGGCTGCGCAAGGACGAGGCCGAGCTGCTGCTGCAGTGGGTGGATCGCGCGCGCGCGATCGAGCCGCTGGGGCAGGTGCTGATCGCCGGCGCCAGCCAGCGTGACGAGCTGCTGCTCGAGAACGGCGACCTGCTGCGGGTGCCGACTCGCGATGGCCTGGTGCTGGTCAGTGGCGAGGTGCTGTTCCCGAACGCGATCGCCTTCGACGAGGCGCTGGATCTCGGGGACTACGTGCTGAGCGCCGGTGGCTATACCCAGAACGCCGACCTGGCGCGGGTGGTGGTGGCGCATCGCGACGGCAGCTTCAACGAGGCCACCGGCAAGAAGAGCCTGTTCCGCTCCGGGCCCGCGAGCGCCGAGGTGCGTGCCGGGGATGAAATCCTGGTATTGCCGAAGATCGACGTGAAGTCGCGCCAGATCTGGAAAGACCTCACCCAGATCATGTACCAGATTGCGGTCAGCGCGAAGGTTGTGGTGGATATCTGA